From Cryobacterium sp. GrIS_2_6:
CGGATCTCGGCGGCGCCGAGCACCCGTCCGGCGCCCTGGTAAGCGACGGATGAGTCGAGGTAGCGGTCCTGGACCACCACTTCCCCGCGGGCGAGCGCCGGACGCACGGCAGTGGCGATGTGCTGGGCGCGATCGGCCGCGTAGAGCAGGGCCTCGGTGCGCGGGGATACTTCGCCGGTGTGGTGCAGCACGATCTCGCGGATTTCGACGCCGACGACGGTTCCGCCGGGCTCCCGGGTGCGCAGCACCGTGCGGCCCTGCTCGCCGAGCCACTCGGCGAGCAGCCGGGCCTGGGTGGACTTGCCCGAGCCGTCGCCGCCCTCGAGCGTGATGAAGAGCCCGGTCGGGGCGGCCTCGGTGGAGGCCGCCCCGGTCACGTCTGGTGCGGTCACGACTGGGTGGTCGAACCCGCGGGAGTCTTCGTCGCTGCAGTCCTGGTGGTCGCGGTCTTGGTGGAGGTCCCGGTCTTGCTGACGGCCGGCTTGCGGACAGCGGTCTTGGTGACTGCGGTCTTCGTGGCCGTGGTCTTCGTGGCCGTGGCCTTCTTCACGGTGGCCTTCTTCACGGTGGCCTTCTTCACGGCGGGCTTCTTCACGGCGGGCTTCTTGACGGCCGCCGCCTTCACTGCGGGCTTCTTGGCGACCGGTTTCTTGGCCGGGGCCTTCTTCGCGGGCGCCTTCTTGACGGCCGGTCCCTTGGCGCGCTTGTCGGCGAGGAGCTGCACGGCCCGGTCGAAATCGATCTCTTCGACCGTCTCGGCCTTCGGGATCGTCGCATTCGTGACCCCGTCGGTGACGTAGGCGCCGAATCGGCCGTCCTTGATCTTGATCGCCTTGCCGCTGTCCGGGTCGGGCGTCTCGAATTCCTTCAGGGCGCTCGACGCACGCCGCGCACCGTACTTGGGCTGGCTGTAGAGCTCGACCGCTCCGGGCAGGTCGATCTCGAAGATCTGATCCTCGCTGGTGAGCGAGCGGGTGTCGACGCCCTTCTTCAGGTACGGGCCGAACTTTCCGTTCTGTGCGGTGATCTCGGTCTGCGTTTCGGGGTCGAGGCCGACGACGCGCGGGAGGGCGAGCAGCCGGAGCGCGGTCTCGAGATCGATCGTCGCGAGGTCCATCGATTTGAACAGCGAGGCGGTGCGCGGCTTGTCGGCGGGGGCGATCTTCTTCGCGGCCGGCTTGCGCTTGGGCTTCGCTGCGGGAGCGCCGGCGTCCACCAGCTGGGTCACTTCACCGGTGAGCGGGTCGATGGTCTCACCGGCGGACTCGGTCTGGGTTTCGACGAGCTCGACGACGGCGGGTTCGACGACGGCGGGTGCCGGGTCGAGCTCGGTGACGTACGGGCCGAAACGACCGTCCTTGGCGACGATGTTCTTGCCGGTCTCCGGGTTGACCCCGATGACGCGGTCGATGACGACGGGCGCGTCGATGAGCTGACGTGCTTTCGCGGGGGTCAGTTCGTCGGGTGCGAGGTCCGGCGGGATGTTCACCCGGCGCGGCGGGGCATCCGCTGCGGCAGCGGGATCGATGACCTCGAGGTAGGGGCCGTACTTGCCGATGCGGAGGGTGATGTCGTCACCGATCGGCATCGAGTTGATCGACCGGGCGTCGATCTCGCCCAGGTTGTCGACCACCTGGCGGAGACCGCGGTGCTTCTCCGAGCCGAAGTAGAAGCTGTTGAGCCAATCGACGCGGTCGGCCTTGCCGTCGGCGATGCGGTCGAGGTCGTCTTCCATCTCGGCGGTGAAGTCGTATTCGACGAGATCGGTGAAGTATTCCTCGAGCAGGCGCACCACGGAGAAGGCGATCCAGTTCGGCACGAGCGACTGGCCGCGCGGGGTGACGTAGCCGCGGTCGGTGATCGTGGAGATGATCGAGGCATACGTCGACGGGCGGCCGATGCCGAGCTCTTCGAGCTTCTTGACGAGGCTCGCCTCCGTGTATCGGGCGGCCGGGGTGGTCTCGTGACCCTTGGCCTCAACCTCGAGCAGGGACAGTGACTGGCCCTCTTCGAGCGGCGGCAGCTTGGACTCGGTCGGGTCGGTGGGCGCGTTGCGCTCTTCGTCGCGGGATTCCTCGTAGGCGAGCATGAAGCCGCGGAAGGTGATCACCGTGCCGCTCGCGGAGAACTCGGCGAGCACTCCGGACGCCGCGGGGTGCGGCGAGACGCCGGTCGGGCCTGCGGCGATGGTGACGGACGCGGTCGAACCGGTCGCGTCGGCCATCTGCGAGGCGACGGTGCGCTTCCAGATCAGGTCGTAGAGGCGGAAGTCGTTGCCGCGGATGGTGTTCGCGAGCGAGGAGGGCGTGCGGAAGGTGTCGCCGGAGGGACGGATGGCCTCGTGGGCCTCCTGCGCGTTCTTGCTCTTGCCCTTGTAGAGGCGCGGCTGGGCCGGAACCGTCTCGGGGCCGTAGAGAGAGGATGCCTGGTTGCGGGCCGCGGTGATCGCCTGCTGCGAGAGCGACGGCGAGTCGGTACGCATATAGGTTATGTAACCGTTTTCGTAGAGCGACTGGGCGACGCTCATGGTCTGCCGGGCGGTGAAGCGCAGCTTGCGGGCGGCTTCCTGCTGCAGGGTCGACGTCGTGAACGGGGCAGCCGGGCTGCGACGGTACGGCTTGGAGGCGACCTTGGTCACGGTGATCGCGACGCTCGGTTCCTTGAGCGCGTCGGCGAGGGCAAGGGCGGATGCCTCATCGAGCGTCGTCGCCGTGACCTTGGGCTTGAGGCGACCGAGATCGTCGAAGTCGCCGCCGGAGGCGATGCGTTCGCCGTTGAGGCGCACGAGCTTGGCCTGGAAAGCGGTATCCTCGCGCGCCGTGCCGGAGGCGAGCTGGGCCGAGAGGTCCCAATAGCCGGCGGAGACGAACGCGAGGCGTTCGCGTTCACGGTCGACGACGAGCCGGGTCGCGGCGGACTGGACGCGACCGGCGGAGAGGCCGGGACCGACCTTGCGCCAGAGCACGGGGGAAATCTCGTAGCCGTAGATGCGGTCGAGGATGCGCCGGGTCTCCTGCGCGTCGACGAGGGCGGTGTCGAGGTCGCGGGTATTGTCCTTGGCCTTCAGGATCGCTTCCTTGGTGATCTCGTGGAACACCATGCGCTTGACCGGGACCTTGGGCTGGAGGACCTGCAGGAGGTGCCAGGCGATGGCCTCGCCTTCGCGGTCCTCATCAGTTGCGAGCAGGAGTTCATCGGCCGTCTTCATCGCCCGCTTGAGTTCGGCGACGGTCTTCTTCTTCGCGTCGGAGACGACGTAATACGGCTCGAAGCCGTTGTCGACGTCGACGGAGAACTTGCCGAGGGGCCCCTTCTTCAGTTCAGGGGGCAGGTTTTTTGGCTCGATCAGGTCCCGAATGTGGCCGACCGAGGACAGGACCTCGTAGCCGTCGCCGAGATACGCGGCGATCGACTTCATTTTTGTCGGCGATTCGACAATGACCAGCTTCTTAGTGCCTGGCACCAGACTCCTCTTTATAGGTATCGACCCGTTGAAGGGCCAAGGCACACCATACACACAGAAAGATGGTGCCCACCTAATCGGCCACACGTCACACAGGGCTTTGGGGCTTGCCAGCCTCGCCTGGGTGAGGACAATGGAGGCATGGGTACAGCAGCTACGGGCAGGTACACCGCGAAGCTTACGGACGGCCCCCTCGAAGGCAAGACGATCGCCACCGAGTTCCTCGAGACGGGCGATATCCGGCCTCGTCTGGAGATTCCCGCGGAGTCCGGTGGCAAGCGCTACCTCTATACCCGCGGCGCCGGCTTGGAGTTCGACTCCACGGAGTTTCCCGAGAGGCCGACGGCCGTCGACTACCGCTACCTCGAGGCCATTTTCGACTGAGCCGGCCGCTCCGCCCCGGTCGGTCCCGGGCGAAGCTCCGCCTCCCGGCGCACCCGTCGAACCCGGTGGACCGGCCCTGGCGCGTGCTCTCAGGTTCCAGCCGAGAAATTCACGTGTGACCGTGACGCTCGCGATCGGGCCGACCGTTGTGCAGAGCGCCACGGATGCCCCGTCGAGGGCCGCGATCTCGGCCGCGGCCTGGCAGGGCACCCCGGCCACGAGTCCCGACAGCGTGTCCGCTGCGGCGAGCGCCGCGGCATCCGCCGCCGCCCGCACGGACTGGCCGACGATGAGCACCGCGACGAACGGGAGCAGGAGCGCGGTCAGCAGCACGACCGCCCCGAGGATGCCCACTGCGAGCACCGACCCGGAGCCGCGATCGCCCGCGGCCGGGGGTGGTTCCGCGACGCCGGCCATGCGGACGGGCGCCCGCCCGTGGTGTCGGCTGGTGCCGGTGCCGGTGCCGGTGCCGGGAGTGTCGGCGCCCGACGGGCGGGTGTGCGTCACGCGGCGCCTCCGAGCGCGCAGGAGCCCGCCGTCACGGTGATCCCGAGCGCGGCGGGAGCGCTCAGCCGGGCGCACACCGCGTCACCGCGCTGGTCCACCGAGACGGCCGCGTCGCCGACGAGTTGCCGGGCCAGACTGGTCGCGTGGTCCAGCCCGTCGCCCCTGGCGAGGGACCGGGCGGCCTGGGCCGCGGCATCCGCCAGCCGGACCTGCTGACCGCCGACCTGCACCCCGCCGAGGCAGAGCAGCAGCACGAGGAGCACGGCCGGAATGACGGCGGCGAACTCGGCCGTGATGCTGCCGCCCTCGGCCGGGACGCTGCTCCCATGGCTGCGGGTCGCACCACAGGCCGCGGCACGGGATGCGTCCCTCCGGCTACCCCACCGTGAGGGCATGGCGCACCAGCTCGGTGAGGATGCCGCGCACTTCGTCTCCCCGAAGGATGAGGATGAGCAATCCCGCGAAGCCGACGGCCGCCATCGTGGCGATCACGTACTCGGCGGTCGCGGCGCCCGCATCCTCCCGCAGGCGCCTGATGGCCCGGTGGGGTCGTCGTTTCACCGTGTCTGTGGTGCTCGGCATCTGTTCTTCTCCTCTCGCGTCGATCGACGCGGTTGTCCGGCGGCACGATCGGTTCCAGATTCGCCCGCCAAACACCGAATCCCGCGGTCGATCCGGATTCGGTGGACAACGCCGCCCAACGCGGCCCCGTTGAGGACGCCCGCCCCGTTGGATCGCGAGAGTGCCGGGAGGAGGCGATTTTTGTTCCGCGACGACCAATTTCAGAAAGGGGTTACCTTTGGCGAATGATGAGCGTAGTGTCTTCCCAACGGCACCCACAAGGGTCCGGGGAACGAGGCGCTGATGGCAGACAAATCCCCTAAGAAGAGCACCGGCAAGACTGCCGCAGCGAAGACTCTGAAGGAAAAACGCGCCGACAAGAAAGCTCGTCCGGAGCGCAAGGACTAGAGCAGCTGGACAATTTCACCGTGACTTCGAAAGAGCCGGGCCCTCTGGTCCGGCTCTTTTTTCGTGCCCGGGTCTTTTCCGCGCCCGGCTGCCCCGGCTAGAACTCCGAGAGCGTCGTCGACAGAACCGTCACGAGGAGTGGAACCACGCCGAGCAGCATGAAGGCGGGCAGGACACACACCCCGAGGGGAACCAGAAGGGCGATCCCGAGGGTGACCGCCCGCCGCTGGCCCGCAGTCCGGGCGTCGCGGCGCAGCTGCTCGGCCTCACTGCGCAGGAGCTCGGCGGCGGGCACGCCGGCGCGCACGGCCAGGTCCAGCACCCGGTCCCCGGCGGTGCGCCGGTCACCGTCGACAGGGAGATAGCGGTCGAGCGCCTCGGTCACCAGGGCCTGGGCGCGGTCGACCGAACCGCCGCCGCTCATCGCGATCGCGGTCAGGTCCAGGTCGAGGCCCGGCGTCGGGGTTCGGGCCCGTGCCCGCCGGAGCAGCCGACGATTCCACCGGCTCCCCGCGAGCATGAGTCCGGTACCGCTGCCGAGGCACAGCCAGCCCGGTACGGTCAGGAACAGCGTCGCGACGGTGTTGAACCCGAGCAGCACACCGAAGAGGATCCCGACGAGCGGCAGGACGGCGACCAGCCGGGCGGTCGCGGCCGGGCCGGCCAGCGCCGTCTCGAGGTCCGCGTGCAGCCGACCGAGGTCGCGCAGGCTGGCCGCGAGCTGACGCAGGCATGCGGCGAGCGGCGCCCCGGACCGGGTCGCCACCTCCCACGCGGCGGCGACCGCCAACCAGGCATCGCCCGACTGCCCGCCAACGGCCCGCGCCTCCCCCGCAATGGCCTCCGCAACGCTGTCCCCGCGGCTCGCGGCGAGACCGGCGGCGCGCACGACACGGATGCCGACGGCCGGCGAATCGCCACCCGCCCGGTTCACCCGCGGTCGCCTCCGATCCGCACCCTTCGGGACGGCACGAGAGGCGGCCGGGCCGGCGCCCTCGTCCAGGTATCCCCATGCGTTCACGGGCGACACCCCCGCCGAGAGGAGCACGGCCAGCCGCTGCACGATCCGGGCCGCGTCCTCGATGTCGGCGTCCCCGCGGGCTTGCTGCACCGGTCCTCGGCCTATCACGGGGCGCCCCCGACCGGCACGGCCACCAGCAGCCCGCGGGCGTCGAGCTCGAACCGGCCGAGCTGCGCGAGCCTGCGCTCACCGCGGCGGCGCTCGAGGTGCAGCACGAGGCCGATCGCGCTGACCGCCTGCCGGGCGACGGCCGCCTGGCTCATCCCGGCGAGCGCCCCGAGGGCCTCAAGCCGGGCGGGCACGTCGCCCAGGGAGTTCGCGTGCAGGGTGCCCGCACCACCGTCATGACCGGTGTTGAGAGCGGCGAGCAGTTCGCGGAGTTCGCCGCCGCGGCATTCGCCGAGCACCAGCCGGTCCGGGCGCATCCGCAGGGCCTCGCGGAGCAACGCGTCCAGGCCGACCCGCCCGGCGCCCTCGAGGTTCGGCTGCCGCGATTCGAGCGCCACGACGTGGGGGTATAGATAACTGAAGTTCGGCGACGTCCTCGATGACGACGATGCGTTCCCCCGGCGGCGCTTCGCCGAGAAGTGCTGCCAGCAGGGTGGTCTTGCCGCTGCCGGCCGCCCCGGTCACGAGCAGGTTCTCCCGGCCGTGCACCGCGGCACGCAGCCGGTCGCTGAGCGCGAGGCCCGCCGCCCCGGAGCCGAACAGGCCCGCGGCGGCGAGCGCGTCCAGTCGCGGCCGGTCGGGCCGCGGCAGCCGGATCGAGAGCAGGGTACCCGTGCTCGACACCGGCGGCAGCACGGCGTGCACGCGGATGCCGTCGGCCAGCCGCACATCGACGCACGGGCTCGCCTCGTCGATGTGCCGGCCGCCGAGGGCGATCAGCCGCACGGCGAGCGCCCGCACCTCGGCCTCGGCGCACCGCCAGCCCGGCTCGCGCACCGGACCGAGGCCCGCATCGACCCAGAGGCCGGCCTCGCCGTTCACGAACAGGTCGGTCACTCCGGCGGATGCCGCGTACCGCGCGAGCAGGCCCAGTCCGGTCAGGTCCCGCCCGGGCACCGGCCCCGTCACCGACGCGCGCTCGCCCGGGTCGGCGACCTCGGGCATCCGCTCATGGCTGAGCGACGGGACGGCGACGAACGGTTGCACCATGACCCGAAAGTATCCGGCGATGAGCTCGTGGGCGGGGGCCACAACCCAGGCTGGGGACACTTCGCCCTGCACGACGATTGTGGAGGACGCGCCGGGGAACTGCCGGAAAACTTCCGGATAACGGCCCGGGAACTTCCAGGAAACGGCCGGAAAACCGCCTGGTCGTTAAAAAAAGGGGGGCGGCACCTATTGGGGGGAACAGGTGCCGCCTCGGCATCACGCTGATTGGGGGGAACCAAACGTGATGCAGGTCAAAACTTTCGTTCGGACGTGTCCAAGTGTATAAGGAAAATCAAGATGCGCAAGTCCCCCGTGTCCTCATAAATGAGGACACGGAGACGCGGCCCCCATTCAGGGGTGACCTCCGATGATCGTCAGGAGTTCTCCGGAGGGAGAGCCGCTCCGCAATTCCCCGCAACGTGAGTTCGCGGATCGTCAGGGTATGGTGCACGAGCGGCTTGTTACGCACCCGGCCGTCATCGCAAAGGAGCGACAAGCTATGAGCGTTCAGATCGACCACCTTCTCAACGAAACCCGCAGGTTCGCACCGACTGCCGAGTTCGCGGACCACGCCATCGGCACCGCGCAGCTCTACACGGATGCCGCGAACGATCGCCTCGAATTCTGGGCCGATCAGGCCCGGGACCTGCTGCACTGGCACAAGCCGTTCACCACCGTGCTCGACTGGACCAACCCGCCGTTCGCGAAATGGTTCGAGGACGGGCACCTCAATGTGGCCTGGAATTGCCTCGACCGGCACGTGCTCGCGGGCAATGGCGACCGGGTCGCGCTCTACTTCGAGGGCGAGCCAGGGGACTCCCGCGCGATCACCTACGCCGAGTTGACGGCCGAAGTGAAGCGCGCTGCGAATGTGCTGACAAAGCTCGGTGTGCGGGCCGGGGACCGGGTCGCGATCTACCTGCCGATGATTCCGGAGGCCGTGATCTCGATGCTCGCCGTCGCCCGGATCGGCGCCGTGCACTCGGTCATCTTCGGCGGCTTCAGCGCTGAGAGCCTGCGCTCACGGATCGATGACGCGAACGCCGTGCTCGTGATCACCGCGGACGGCGGCTACCGCAAGGGCCGGGTCACGCCCCTCAAGCCCGCGGTCGACATGGCGCTGACCGGTGTGCCGACGACCGTGCGCAACGTGCTCGTCGTCAAGCGCACCGGCAACGACGTGGAGTGGACCGACCGCGACCTGTGGTGGCACGACGAACTCGCGAGCGTCGACGCCGAGCACGAGGCCGAGGGTTTCCCCGCCGAGAATCCGCTGTTCATCCTCTACACCTCGGGCACAACCGGTAAGCCCAAGGGCATCCTGCACACGAGCGGCGGGTACCTCACCCAGGTCGCCTTCACCCACAAGAACGTCTTCGACCTGCACCCCGAAACGGATGTCTACTGGTGCACCGCGGACGTCGGCTGGATCACGGGTCACAGCTACGTGACCTACGGCCCGCTCGCCAACGGGGCGACGCAGGTCCTCTTCGAGGGGACCCCGGACACCCCGCATCCGGGCCGCTGGTGGGAGATCGTCGAGAAGTACAAGGTCAGCATCCTCTACACGGCGCCCACGGCCATCCGCACGTTCATGAAGCTCGGCCGCCAGATTCCCCAGGGCTTCGACCTGTCGAGCCTGCGGCTGCTCGGCTCGGTCGGCGAACCGATCAACCCCGAGGCGTGGATGTGGTACCGCGAGGTGATCGGCGGTAACGTCGCCCCGGTCGTGGACACCTGGTGGCAGACCGAGACCGGCGCGATCATGATTTCGGCGCTTCCCGGGGTCACCGTCGCGAAGCCGGGCGCCGCGCAGGTACCGATCCCCGGGGTGTCGATCGACGTGCTCGACGAGGCCGGCGTGCACGTCGGCCACGGTAACGGCGGGCTGCTCGTCGTCACCGAGCCCTGGCCGTCGATGCTCCGCGGCATCTGGGGCGACCCGGAGCGGTTCATCGAGACGTACTGGGAGAAGTTCGGTGAGGAGAACCCGCGCTACTTCGCCGGCGACGGCGCCCGCCTCGACGAGGACGGCGATATCTGGCTGCTCGGCCGGGTCGACGACGTGATGAACGTCTCCGGGCACCGGCTCTCCACCGCGGAGATCGAGTCTTCGCTCGTGTCGCACCCGATGACGGCCGAGGCGGCCGTGGTCGGCGCGCACGACGAGACGACCGGGCAGGCCGTCGTCGCTTTCGTGATCATCAAGTACAGCCACCTCGAGGAGTCCTCGCACGAGGACATCCAGGCGGTGCTGCGTGCGCACGTGACGCAGCAGATCGGCGCGATCGCCCGGCCCCGGCAGATCTTCATCGTGAACGAGCTGCCGAAGACCCGCTCGGGCAAGATCATCCGCCGCCTGCTGCAGGACGTCGCAGAGGGCCGCGAAATCGGCGACACGACGACCCTCGCCGATACCTCCGTGATGCAGGTGATCAAGAGCACCCTGCGGTAGCCGGGCCGGCCGGACGAGGGGCAGTGAGGGTTTTCACAAGCGGCACCCCTATCGTGGGGACAATGCCTCGTCTTCCCTCGTCCGGACGCCTGGTCGCGCTCGACGCCCTCCGCGGTGTCGCCGCGGGCATTGTGCTCGTGCACCACGTCTCGATGACCGCTCCCGGCATCGCGGCCGCATACCAGTCGACCGTCGGCGTCGACACCGGTTCGGCGGGCTGGTGGTCGACCCTGACCCCGCTCAAGTTCCTCGTCGCCGGACCCGAGTTCGTGCTGGTCTTCTTCGTACTCAGCGGTTTCGTGCTCGTGCGCTCACCGCTCGCGAGCCGGGCCGCGAGCACAGCGAACGGGCTCGCAGCCCGCGGCTACGACTGGGTCGCCTATTACCCGCGCCGCATCATCCGCCTGGCGATCCCCGTCGTCGTGTCCGTCGCCCTCGCCGCCGCGTGGATCCTCCTCGTGCCGCGCGCGGGCATCGACGTCGGCGGCAGCTGGCTCAAGCGGCAGGACAATCCTGACATCGGCCTCCCCAACCTGCTCGGCGAGGCGAGCGTCATCGGCGGTTCCGGCCGGCCGGACGTCAACCCGCCGCTCTGGTCGCTGACCTGGGAAATGTGGTTCTCGCTTCTGCTGCCGATCTGCGTGCTGCTCGCCGTCGCGACCCGCCGACTGCCCGCGCTCTGGGCGGCGGTGTTCCTCGCCGTGAGTGCGACCGGGTACGTCACCGGCATCGAACCGCTGATGTACCTGCCCGCGTTCGGCCTCGGCGCCCTGCTCGCCGCGAACTACGAGTCGCTCAGCGCCTGGGCGGCCCGGGTCGCCGCGCGGCGCGGCGGCACCGCCATCTGGGTCGGGGTCACCGCCCTCGGCCCTGCCCTGCTCGTGTCGCACTGGCTGCTGCGCCCGCAACTCAGCGGGCTCTGGGGTGACCTGACACTCGCGCTGCGGGTGCCCGGCGCCGTGCTCGTCGTCGCCGTCGTCGCGCTCTGGCCCCCGCTGCAGCGCCCGCTCTCCGCCCGGCCGCTGGTCTGGCTCGGCAGGGTGAGCTTCAGCCTCTACCTCGTGCACTTCCCGGTCGTCGTCGCCTTCGGCACGATGTTCGGCCCTGGCCGCTGGTGGGTCGGCGCGCTCGTGTCGGTACCGCTCAGCCTCGTGCTCGCGCAGCTGATGTATCTGTGGGTCGAGCTGCCCTCGCAACGCCTCGCGAACTGGACGGGCCGGTGGGCGAGCGAGAAGGCCGGGGCGCTACGCAGGCGCGGCGGCAGGCGAGCGGATGCGTCGGCATCCGCTCGCCCTGCCGCTCCCGCGCCCGAGAACGAGCGCGCGAGCGCCTAAGCGAAGGAGACGATGAGCTCCACCTCGACGGGCGAGTCGAGCGGCAGCACCGCGACCCCGACTGCCGACCGGGCGTGCACGCCGCGGTCGCCGAAGATCTCGCCGAGCACCTGCGACGCCCCGTTGACGACGCCGGGCTGGCCGGTGAACCCGGGGTCGGATGCGACGAACCCGGTGACCTTGACCACCTGCGTGATGCGGTCGAGCGACCCGATCACAGCCTTGATCGCGGCGAGGGCATTGAGCGCGCACAGGCGGGCGTACTCCTGGGCGTCCGCGGCGGGCACGAGACCGTGGCCGTCGCCGACCTTGCCGGTCTCCGGCAGCACGCCGGACACCATCGGCAGCTGGCCGGAGGTGAAGACGAGGTTGCCAGAGACGACAGCGGGAACGTAGGACGCCACCGGGGGAACCACGCTGGGCAGGTCGATTCCCAGTTCGGCGAGGCGAGCATCAATGATCGACATGATCAGTCCTTTTCACAGCGTAGGTGTGGCGAAGCGAGCGAAACAGCGGCACTGTCAAACGGCAGCAGCGACGGGACGCTTGAGGTATGCGACGAGGCCGCCCTCCGGTCCGGGCACGACCTGGACGAGCTCCCAGCCGTCCGATCCCCAGCTGTTCAGGATGGCGGCGGTGTTGTGGATCATCAGCGGGGTGGTGAGGTACTCCCAGGCAGGCATAAGACTCCGATTCAGGCGGTTTTACAGATTTGTCCCTTACGCTCAATTGTATGTCTGCCAAAAATCGAACGGTCAGCGGCTCCCTGGGCGGTCTCCTGGGTTTCGTTGGAATGAGTGCAATCGTCGGCGTTCTCGTGACGGCCGCGGTCACTCCCGCTCTCGCTTTGTCGGGCATGGCTGCCACGAACACGATCAACGTCTTCGAGAACCTGCCGGACTACCTGAAGATCGACCAGCTCTCGCAGAAGAGCAACATCTACGCAACCACGAGTACCGGCGCCCCCTATCTCCTGGCCTCGTTCTACGACCAGAACCGCGTCGAGGTCGCCTCGGACGCGATCAACCAGTTCGTCAAGGACGCCGCGACCTCCGGTGAAGACCCCCGGTTCTACGACCACGGCGGCGTCGACCTGCAGGGCACCGTCGGCGGCCTGGTCTCGACCCTTGGGGGCGGCGGCACCCGCGGTGGGTCCTCGATCACCCAGCAGTACGTCAAGAACGTCCTGGTGCAGAAGTGCGAAGTGCTCACGGATGCGCAGAAGAAGTCGGACTGTTATGACGCGGCCACCGCAACCACTCCCGACCGCAAGCTCAAGGAGATGCGCCTCGCGATCGGCGTGGAGAAGAAGTACGCGAAGGACGACATCCTCCGCCAGTACCTGAACATCACCGGCTTCGGCGGCACCGTCTACGGCATCGAATCCGCCGCGGAGTACTACTACGGCGCGACCGCCGCGACGCTGACGCTGCCGCAGGCGGCGAGCCTCGTCGCGATCGTGAACAACCCGGTCAAGTTCCAGCTCGACCAGCCCGACAGCGCGACCAACGGCGCCGCGAACGGGTACGCCGCGAACAAGGACCGCCGCGACTACATCCTCGGCCAGATGCTCAAGTACGGCAAGATCAACCAGGCCGACCACGATGCCGCGGTCGCCTCGGCCATCGAGCCCAGCATCCACGAACCCTCGACCGGCTGCCAGACCGCCGGCGGCAGCGCCTACTTCTGCGACCTCGTCGTGAGCACCCTGCAGAACAACCCGGTCTTCGGCACCGATGACACGACCAGGATGGCCAACTTCCGTCGCGGCGGGTTCAACGTATACACGACCCTCGACCTGGACATGCAGCAGGCCGCCGAGGCCACGCTGAAGGCCAACGTTCCCGACACCTTCCCCGGCTGGGACGTCGGTGGCGTCGCCGTGAGCGTGGGCGTGGGCACCGGGAAGGTGCTCGCCATGGCGCAGAACAAGGACTACAGCCAGGACCCGGCCGTCCAGGCCACCGGAGCGAACTACACCGGCATCAACTACAACACCAACGTCGACCAGGGCGGTTCGCACGGGTTCCAACCCGGCTCGATGTACAAGGTGTTCACCCTCGCCGAGTGGCTCACCGAAGGCCACTCCCTCAATGAGCGGGTCGACTCCCGTATCAAGTCGAACTGGGGCACTTTCCGGGACAGCTGCGCCACCGGCGGAACCGTGAGCTTCCCCGGCTACAACCCCAAGAACGACTCGTCGTCCGAGACCGGCGCCAACTACAGCGCCCTGCAGTCCACGATCGGGTCGATCAACACGGGCTTCATCGGCATGGCCAAGAAACTCGACCTGTGTGCCATCCGCAAGACGGCCGAGGCCTTCGACGTGACCCGCGCCGACGGCGGCCCGCTCG
This genomic window contains:
- the tmk gene encoding dTMP kinase gives rise to the protein MTAPDVTGAASTEAAPTGLFITLEGGDGSGKSTQARLLAEWLGEQGRTVLRTREPGGTVVGVEIREIVLHHTGEVSPRTEALLYAADRAQHIATAVRPALARGEVVVQDRYLDSSVAYQGAGRVLGAAEIRELSLWAAEGLLPEVTILLDLDETVARGRLDAANKRFDRLEAEKGDFHRRVRAAFLDLARAEPDRFLVVDAASPVDEIAAAIRSRVAPLL
- the topA gene encoding type I DNA topoisomerase, which codes for MPGTKKLVIVESPTKMKSIAAYLGDGYEVLSSVGHIRDLIEPKNLPPELKKGPLGKFSVDVDNGFEPYYVVSDAKKKTVAELKRAMKTADELLLATDEDREGEAIAWHLLQVLQPKVPVKRMVFHEITKEAILKAKDNTRDLDTALVDAQETRRILDRIYGYEISPVLWRKVGPGLSAGRVQSAATRLVVDRERERLAFVSAGYWDLSAQLASGTAREDTAFQAKLVRLNGERIASGGDFDDLGRLKPKVTATTLDEASALALADALKEPSVAITVTKVASKPYRRSPAAPFTTSTLQQEAARKLRFTARQTMSVAQSLYENGYITYMRTDSPSLSQQAITAARNQASSLYGPETVPAQPRLYKGKSKNAQEAHEAIRPSGDTFRTPSSLANTIRGNDFRLYDLIWKRTVASQMADATGSTASVTIAAGPTGVSPHPAASGVLAEFSASGTVITFRGFMLAYEESRDEERNAPTDPTESKLPPLEEGQSLSLLEVEAKGHETTPAARYTEASLVKKLEELGIGRPSTYASIISTITDRGYVTPRGQSLVPNWIAFSVVRLLEEYFTDLVEYDFTAEMEDDLDRIADGKADRVDWLNSFYFGSEKHRGLRQVVDNLGEIDARSINSMPIGDDITLRIGKYGPYLEVIDPAAAADAPPRRVNIPPDLAPDELTPAKARQLIDAPVVIDRVIGVNPETGKNIVAKDGRFGPYVTELDPAPAVVEPAVVELVETQTESAGETIDPLTGEVTQLVDAGAPAAKPKRKPAAKKIAPADKPRTASLFKSMDLATIDLETALRLLALPRVVGLDPETQTEITAQNGKFGPYLKKGVDTRSLTSEDQIFEIDLPGAVELYSQPKYGARRASSALKEFETPDPDSGKAIKIKDGRFGAYVTDGVTNATIPKAETVEEIDFDRAVQLLADKRAKGPAVKKAPAKKAPAKKPVAKKPAVKAAAVKKPAVKKPAVKKATVKKATVKKATATKTTATKTAVTKTAVRKPAVSKTGTSTKTATTRTAATKTPAGSTTQS
- a CDS encoding TadE family type IV pilus minor pilin yields the protein MPSRWGSRRDASRAAACGATRSHGSSVPAEGGSITAEFAAVIPAVLLVLLLCLGGVQVGGQQVRLADAAAQAARSLARGDGLDHATSLARQLVGDAAVSVDQRGDAVCARLSAPAALGITVTAGSCALGGAA
- a CDS encoding DUF4244 domain-containing protein, which gives rise to MPSTTDTVKRRPHRAIRRLREDAGAATAEYVIATMAAVGFAGLLILILRGDEVRGILTELVRHALTVG
- the acs gene encoding acetate--CoA ligase — encoded protein: MSVQIDHLLNETRRFAPTAEFADHAIGTAQLYTDAANDRLEFWADQARDLLHWHKPFTTVLDWTNPPFAKWFEDGHLNVAWNCLDRHVLAGNGDRVALYFEGEPGDSRAITYAELTAEVKRAANVLTKLGVRAGDRVAIYLPMIPEAVISMLAVARIGAVHSVIFGGFSAESLRSRIDDANAVLVITADGGYRKGRVTPLKPAVDMALTGVPTTVRNVLVVKRTGNDVEWTDRDLWWHDELASVDAEHEAEGFPAENPLFILYTSGTTGKPKGILHTSGGYLTQVAFTHKNVFDLHPETDVYWCTADVGWITGHSYVTYGPLANGATQVLFEGTPDTPHPGRWWEIVEKYKVSILYTAPTAIRTFMKLGRQIPQGFDLSSLRLLGSVGEPINPEAWMWYREVIGGNVAPVVDTWWQTETGAIMISALPGVTVAKPGAAQVPIPGVSIDVLDEAGVHVGHGNGGLLVVTEPWPSMLRGIWGDPERFIETYWEKFGEENPRYFAGDGARLDEDGDIWLLGRVDDVMNVSGHRLSTAEIESSLVSHPMTAEAAVVGAHDETTGQAVVAFVIIKYSHLEESSHEDIQAVLRAHVTQQIGAIARPRQIFIVNELPKTRSGKIIRRLLQDVAEGREIGDTTTLADTSVMQVIKSTLR